One stretch of Natronolimnobius baerhuensis DNA includes these proteins:
- a CDS encoding aminopeptidase: protein MDPRIREHAEIIANHSVDLEAGDNVVIDAHPVAEDLVVALHEVIGDRGANPVTTSQRTGKRSQRAYLRASDDEFETPDHELALIENTDVYIAIRASDNVTQSSDVDPETQAAHRQAHQPILEERLGTRWCLTQFPAPANAQLAEMSTEGYENFVWDAVNKDWDEQKAHQANMVDLMDGADEIRIKSGDTTDVTMSIAGNPTLNDHGKHNLPGGEVFTAPIPDSVEGEVLFDMPLYHQGREITDVYLEFEGGEVIEHSAAKNEETLTEVLNTDEGARRLGELGIGMNRDIDQFTYNMLFDEKMGDTVHMAVGRAYDDTIGEDNEGNDSAVHVDMIVDMSEGSVIEIDGEVVQRNGTFRFEDGFEA from the coding sequence GAAATCATCGCGAATCACTCGGTCGATCTCGAGGCAGGCGACAACGTCGTTATCGACGCTCATCCGGTTGCAGAGGATCTGGTCGTCGCACTCCACGAGGTCATTGGTGACCGTGGCGCGAACCCGGTGACAACGAGCCAGCGCACCGGAAAACGCAGCCAGCGAGCCTATCTCCGTGCCAGCGACGACGAGTTCGAGACGCCCGACCACGAACTCGCGCTGATCGAGAACACGGACGTCTACATCGCGATTCGGGCAAGCGACAATGTCACCCAGAGCAGTGACGTCGATCCCGAAACGCAGGCTGCTCACCGCCAGGCCCACCAGCCGATTCTCGAGGAGCGACTCGGAACGCGGTGGTGTCTCACGCAGTTCCCCGCGCCGGCGAACGCCCAACTCGCCGAGATGAGCACCGAAGGCTACGAGAACTTCGTCTGGGATGCGGTCAACAAGGACTGGGACGAACAGAAAGCACACCAGGCCAACATGGTCGACCTCATGGACGGCGCAGACGAGATCCGCATCAAAAGCGGCGACACGACCGACGTGACGATGTCCATCGCGGGCAACCCGACGCTGAACGACCACGGCAAGCACAACCTGCCCGGCGGCGAGGTCTTCACCGCGCCGATTCCCGACAGCGTCGAGGGCGAGGTGCTGTTCGACATGCCGCTGTATCATCAGGGTAGAGAGATCACGGACGTCTACCTCGAGTTCGAGGGCGGCGAAGTCATCGAGCACTCGGCGGCGAAAAACGAGGAGACGCTGACTGAGGTCCTGAACACGGACGAGGGAGCGCGCCGACTCGGTGAACTCGGGATCGGGATGAACCGCGATATCGACCAGTTCACTTACAATATGCTGTTCGACGAGAAGATGGGCGATACGGTCCACATGGCGGTCGGGCGAGCCTACGACGATACGATTGGCGAGGACAACGAGGGCAACGACTCCGCCGTCCACGTCGATATGATCGTGGATATGAGCGAGGGTTCGGTCATCGAGATCGACGGAGAGGTCGTCCAGCGCAATGGGACGTTCCGGTTTGAGGACGGATTCGAAGCATAG
- a CDS encoding universal stress protein yields MAILVAYDGSEPAQKAVRRAFDEYPDEEIVLLRVIEVADSFTKLSMQAVQEMIGNRREEVTEELHADVGDLSTNGVDFRTEVTSGDPAREIVAYAEEHDIDHILVGSHGREGVSRVLLGNVAEGVVRRAPVSVTVIR; encoded by the coding sequence ATGGCAATTCTCGTCGCGTACGACGGCTCAGAGCCCGCACAGAAAGCAGTTCGACGCGCGTTCGACGAGTACCCTGACGAGGAGATCGTCCTTCTACGGGTCATCGAGGTCGCAGACAGCTTTACGAAACTGAGCATGCAGGCGGTCCAAGAGATGATCGGCAACCGACGCGAGGAAGTCACCGAGGAGTTGCATGCTGATGTCGGTGATCTCAGCACCAACGGCGTCGATTTCCGGACGGAAGTCACAAGCGGTGACCCCGCTCGAGAGATCGTCGCCTACGCCGAGGAGCACGATATCGATCACATTCTCGTCGGCAGTCACGGTCGAGAAGGCGTCTCGCGCGTCCTCCTCGGGAACGTCGCCGAAGGCGTGGTGCGTCGGGCACCCGTTTCGGTGACCGTCATCCGGTGA
- a CDS encoding cupredoxin domain-containing protein — translation MGTNGIGRRAFLAGIGATTAVAVTAGCLGDDADSTADDPVVDIAETTEGDTDPEAWADVSSIRFDGYVGGWVGRDPAPIELVENPTLVLLEGREYDLTWENQDGMHHNIAFWDADREVVDNYTTDGTDVEGERETLTFEATAEMATYRCEYQQEGQRGDVTVLKSAALE, via the coding sequence ATGGGGACAAACGGAATCGGCCGGCGAGCGTTCCTCGCCGGCATCGGAGCGACGACCGCAGTCGCGGTCACAGCGGGCTGTCTCGGAGACGACGCGGACAGCACCGCAGACGACCCCGTCGTCGACATCGCCGAGACGACCGAGGGCGACACCGACCCCGAAGCCTGGGCGGACGTCTCGAGCATCCGCTTCGACGGCTACGTCGGCGGCTGGGTCGGGCGCGACCCCGCCCCAATCGAGCTGGTCGAGAACCCGACGCTGGTGCTGCTCGAGGGACGTGAGTACGACCTCACCTGGGAGAATCAGGACGGCATGCACCACAATATCGCCTTCTGGGACGCTGATCGGGAGGTCGTCGACAACTACACGACCGACGGCACCGATGTCGAAGGCGAACGCGAAACGCTGACGTTCGAGGCGACGGCCGAGATGGCGACCTACCGCTGTGAGTACCAACAGGAGGGTCAACGTGGGGATGTAACCGTCCTCAAGTCGGCCGCCCTCGAGTGA
- the thiE gene encoding thiamine phosphate synthase, producing the protein MNFPHWQTYLVTQASISAGRSTAEIVERAISGGVDAVQLREKETDALERYELGLELRELTAAAGVDLLVNDRVDIAQAIDADGVHVGQSDLPVAVARDLLGPDAIIGCSTGTVAEAEQAEADSADYLGVGTIYGTTSKDVSRYKDGVGPDRVAEIVDAVDIPVVGIGGITAENAGPVAEAGATGVAVISEITAADDPQAATEALARAVETATPLENGGPTNE; encoded by the coding sequence GTGAATTTCCCGCACTGGCAGACCTATCTCGTCACGCAGGCGTCGATCTCGGCTGGGCGTTCAACGGCCGAAATCGTCGAGCGCGCGATTTCCGGCGGCGTCGACGCCGTGCAACTGCGCGAAAAGGAAACTGACGCGCTCGAGCGCTACGAACTCGGCCTCGAACTGCGCGAGTTGACGGCCGCGGCGGGCGTCGACCTGCTCGTCAACGACCGGGTGGATATCGCCCAGGCCATCGACGCCGACGGCGTCCACGTGGGCCAGTCGGACCTGCCGGTCGCGGTTGCCCGTGACTTGCTCGGACCGGATGCGATCATCGGCTGCTCGACGGGCACCGTGGCGGAAGCCGAGCAGGCCGAAGCCGATAGCGCGGACTACCTCGGCGTCGGGACGATCTACGGCACCACCTCGAAGGACGTGAGTCGGTACAAAGACGGCGTCGGCCCGGATCGCGTCGCCGAGATCGTCGACGCGGTTGACATACCGGTCGTCGGCATCGGCGGCATTACCGCGGAGAACGCAGGACCGGTCGCCGAAGCGGGCGCGACTGGCGTCGCCGTCATCTCCGAAATCACCGCCGCGGACGATCCCCAAGCCGCCACCGAAGCGCTTGCGCGTGCCGTCGAAACCGCCACGCCGCTCGAGAACGGAGGGCCGACCAATGAGTAG
- the thiM gene encoding hydroxyethylthiazole kinase translates to MSSDFDPSSLTGDDLAEALETLESGGPLVHSITNEVTMNDVANLILHWDALPVMADSDGDAGEMASIADAVLFNTGQVPERRVDAMHDAAESAAESGVPIVLDPVGVGSTPTRQAVAEDLLEDTNFAIIKGNYGEISALAGVEAEVKGVESVGEYDNIEETARSLAESTGSVVVASGVEDVVATGDTVVRITAGDEMLSTVVGTGCMLGGTIAAFRGALEDDAAAAVYGTLAFGIAGERAAETDYAGPASYRTAFHDTVAALSAGDLESVDLEGRLEFIE, encoded by the coding sequence ATGAGTAGTGACTTCGACCCGTCGAGTCTGACCGGCGACGACCTCGCGGAGGCGCTCGAGACGCTCGAGTCGGGCGGCCCGCTCGTACATTCGATCACCAACGAGGTGACGATGAACGACGTGGCGAACCTGATTCTGCACTGGGACGCGCTGCCGGTGATGGCCGACTCGGACGGCGACGCGGGCGAGATGGCGTCCATCGCGGACGCCGTGTTGTTCAATACGGGGCAGGTGCCGGAGCGACGCGTCGACGCCATGCACGACGCGGCCGAATCGGCCGCCGAGAGCGGCGTACCGATTGTGCTGGATCCGGTCGGCGTTGGCTCGACGCCGACGCGTCAGGCCGTCGCCGAGGACTTACTCGAGGACACTAACTTCGCGATCATCAAGGGCAACTACGGCGAGATCAGCGCGCTCGCGGGCGTCGAAGCCGAGGTCAAAGGCGTCGAATCCGTCGGCGAGTACGACAATATCGAGGAGACGGCCCGCTCGCTCGCCGAATCGACCGGCTCGGTCGTCGTCGCCAGCGGCGTCGAGGATGTCGTCGCGACGGGCGACACTGTCGTCCGCATCACAGCAGGGGACGAGATGCTCTCGACGGTCGTCGGCACCGGCTGTATGCTCGGCGGTACCATCGCTGCCTTCCGCGGTGCACTCGAGGACGACGCGGCTGCCGCCGTCTACGGGACGCTCGCGTTCGGAATCGCAGGCGAGCGCGCGGCAGAGACCGACTATGCGGGACCGGCGAGCTATCGGACTGCGTTCCACGATACGGTTGCTGCCCTGTCCGCGGGCGACCTCGAGTCGGTCGATCTCGAGGGGCGACTCGAGTTCATCGAGTGA
- a CDS encoding universal stress protein — protein sequence MTILVATDGSEVSDTAVEHAARAARAWDEPLEIVHVLTPETELVDGTLVLPGEDEAVEYGERTVQQAKTIAADTVVGPGADLEVTTELLAGRPADAITDHAAATEARAIFVGHRGLSEEREQVVGSVAKTVVDKATVPVTIIK from the coding sequence ATGACCATCCTCGTCGCAACCGATGGCTCGGAAGTGAGTGATACCGCAGTCGAACACGCCGCACGGGCCGCACGCGCCTGGGATGAGCCACTCGAGATCGTCCACGTGCTGACGCCCGAGACGGAACTCGTCGACGGGACGCTCGTCCTGCCCGGCGAAGACGAGGCCGTCGAATACGGCGAGCGGACGGTCCAACAGGCAAAAACCATCGCGGCCGACACCGTCGTCGGCCCCGGCGCAGACCTCGAGGTCACGACGGAACTGCTCGCCGGCCGGCCTGCCGACGCGATCACGGACCACGCGGCAGCGACCGAGGCGCGCGCAATCTTCGTCGGTCACCGCGGCCTCTCGGAGGAACGCGAACAGGTCGTCGGCAGCGTCGCGAAAACGGTCGTCGACAAGGCGACGGTGCCGGTAACGATCATCAAGTAA
- a CDS encoding rubrerythrin family protein: protein MTDADVFLETVRETNQTALSRLGSSKSLYADTGGDIDTEPVLEATADAEYAAWQTFSAWADDEDTDAASEAFADTAAEEEGHFETVCEHLGNEAYEPQSVPALHEYLRGLESTVERVGAFAGRVLASKRSKEQVVGYFVGDADPQTAGVFRDFGDDLDAQLERVDDLLEDVCASDDDWERAEDAATGAIEAAYGEYVENLEAMGANPKPVC from the coding sequence ATGACCGACGCAGACGTCTTCCTCGAGACCGTTCGCGAAACAAATCAGACCGCCCTCTCGCGACTCGGCTCCTCGAAATCGCTGTACGCCGACACCGGCGGTGACATCGACACCGAACCCGTCCTCGAGGCGACGGCGGACGCCGAATACGCCGCCTGGCAGACCTTCAGCGCGTGGGCCGACGACGAGGACACCGACGCCGCGAGCGAGGCGTTCGCGGACACCGCTGCGGAGGAGGAAGGACACTTCGAGACCGTCTGCGAGCACCTCGGAAACGAGGCGTACGAGCCCCAGTCGGTGCCCGCACTCCACGAGTACCTGCGCGGCCTCGAGTCGACCGTCGAGCGCGTCGGCGCGTTCGCGGGGCGCGTGCTCGCGAGCAAGCGCTCGAAAGAACAGGTCGTCGGCTACTTCGTCGGCGACGCCGATCCCCAGACCGCCGGCGTCTTCCGCGACTTTGGCGACGATTTAGACGCCCAACTCGAGCGCGTCGACGACCTGCTCGAGGATGTCTGTGCAAGCGACGACGACTGGGAGCGCGCCGAAGACGCCGCGACGGGTGCAATCGAGGCCGCCTACGGCGAGTACGTCGAGAATCTCGAGGCGATGGGCGCGAATCCGAAGCCAGTCTGTTGA
- a CDS encoding sulfurtransferase, whose amino-acid sequence MATDYANDVLVTADWVEDRLEEFQDDDADLRLVEVDVDTEAYEEEHAPGAIGFNWETQLQDQTTRDILSKEDFEDLLGSHGISEDSTVVLYGDNANWFAAYAYWQFKYYGHEDVYLLDGARSYWLENDYPTTDEVPEFSAVEYDAAGPRESIRAYREDVENAIERGVPLVDVRSPEEYSGEILAPPGLQETAQRGGHIPGAKNISWAAVTNDDGTFKTREELEDLYGEEDIDGNETTVAYCRIGERSSVAWFALHELLGYDDAVNYDGSWTEWGNLVNAPIEKGE is encoded by the coding sequence ATGGCAACAGACTACGCCAACGACGTGCTCGTCACGGCTGACTGGGTCGAGGACCGTCTCGAGGAGTTCCAGGATGACGACGCCGACCTTCGACTCGTCGAGGTCGACGTCGACACGGAAGCCTACGAGGAGGAACACGCACCCGGTGCAATCGGCTTCAACTGGGAGACCCAACTGCAGGACCAGACGACTCGAGACATCCTCTCGAAGGAGGACTTCGAGGACCTGCTCGGAAGCCACGGCATCAGCGAGGACTCGACGGTCGTCCTCTACGGTGACAACGCCAACTGGTTCGCCGCCTACGCCTACTGGCAGTTCAAGTACTACGGCCACGAGGACGTCTACCTGCTCGACGGCGCTCGCAGCTACTGGCTCGAGAACGACTATCCGACCACGGACGAGGTACCGGAGTTCTCAGCAGTCGAGTACGACGCCGCCGGCCCGCGCGAGAGCATCCGCGCCTACCGTGAGGACGTCGAGAACGCAATCGAGCGCGGCGTGCCACTCGTCGACGTTCGCTCGCCCGAGGAGTATAGCGGCGAGATCCTCGCGCCACCAGGACTGCAGGAAACCGCCCAGCGCGGCGGTCACATCCCCGGCGCGAAGAACATCTCGTGGGCCGCCGTCACGAACGACGACGGCACCTTCAAAACGCGCGAGGAACTCGAGGACCTCTACGGCGAGGAGGACATTGACGGGAACGAGACGACCGTCGCCTACTGCCGCATCGGCGAGCGCTCGTCGGTCGCGTGGTTCGCGCTGCACGAACTGCTCGGCTACGACGACGCCGTCAACTACGACGGCTCGTGGACCGAGTGGGGGAATCTCGTGAACGCGCCGATTGAGAAGGGCGAGTAG
- a CDS encoding sulfurtransferase, protein MDDSFVVSPDWLAAHLEDAAVRVVDVRDAWEYDGIGHVPGAVNVPFDSYRDETDVDRGTLPGADAFADLLSDAGISPEDTVVAYDDTHGVFAARFVLTALEYGHDDVRLLDGDFSAWNRDHETTSDVPDVQSTGYEADPLERDDSPLVGLEAVENALERDAVFVDTREQDEFEEAHLPGAVRFDWREVVDDETRRLKPADELEALLAEHAITPDREIVLYCNTARRISHTYVVLRALGYETVAFYEGSLTEWLANDGEVVTGSSE, encoded by the coding sequence ATGGACGATTCCTTCGTTGTCTCCCCCGACTGGCTCGCCGCGCATCTCGAGGACGCCGCCGTTCGCGTCGTCGACGTTCGCGACGCCTGGGAGTACGACGGCATCGGGCACGTGCCCGGCGCTGTCAACGTCCCGTTCGACAGCTATCGTGACGAAACCGACGTGGATCGGGGCACGCTGCCGGGAGCCGACGCCTTCGCCGACCTGCTCTCCGACGCCGGGATCAGCCCCGAGGACACCGTCGTTGCCTACGACGACACCCACGGCGTCTTCGCCGCCCGGTTCGTGCTCACCGCCCTCGAGTACGGCCACGACGACGTTCGCCTGCTCGACGGCGACTTCAGCGCCTGGAACCGCGACCACGAAACGACGAGCGACGTGCCTGATGTGCAGTCGACCGGCTACGAAGCCGATCCGCTCGAGCGCGACGACAGCCCGCTCGTCGGCCTCGAGGCGGTCGAGAACGCCCTCGAGCGCGACGCCGTCTTCGTCGATACGCGCGAACAAGATGAGTTCGAGGAGGCCCACCTGCCGGGTGCAGTGCGCTTCGACTGGCGCGAGGTCGTCGACGACGAAACCCGCCGACTGAAGCCCGCGGACGAACTCGAGGCCCTGCTCGCCGAGCACGCCATTACGCCCGACCGCGAGATCGTCCTCTACTGTAACACCGCCCGGCGGATCAGCCACACCTACGTCGTGCTTCGGGCGCTCGGCTACGAGACCGTCGCCTTCTACGAGGGCAGTTTGACGGAGTGGCTGGCAAACGACGGTGAGGTGGTGACGGGCTCGAGCGAGTGA
- a CDS encoding aldo/keto reductase, whose translation MPRDSFPRIGLGTYSDDNREQWADNVQTALEVGYRHVDTAQVYENEQYVGEGLRSSAVDRNDIFLSTKTVHHNVPAEPADVPDAIDGCLERLGVDAVDLLYVHWPSGIYDHETVLPHYNDAYEAGKTRRIGLSNFTPELLDEAREVLEAPLFAHQVEMHPLLPQEELVAYAQEHDHWLVAYSPLAKGEVFDVPEIQDVADKHDATPAQVSLAWLLSHDNVAAIPKASSREHMQQNLAAADLELDDDDLERINSIDRRHRVIDAGHGPWNW comes from the coding sequence ATGCCACGCGACTCGTTCCCACGGATCGGACTCGGCACGTACTCTGACGACAACCGCGAGCAGTGGGCCGACAACGTCCAGACCGCCCTCGAGGTCGGCTATCGCCACGTCGACACCGCGCAGGTGTACGAAAACGAGCAGTACGTCGGCGAGGGACTCCGCTCGAGTGCGGTCGACCGCAACGACATCTTCCTCTCGACGAAGACCGTTCACCACAACGTGCCGGCAGAGCCCGCGGACGTACCGGACGCCATCGACGGCTGCCTCGAGCGCCTCGGGGTCGACGCCGTCGACTTGCTGTACGTCCACTGGCCGTCGGGAATCTACGACCACGAGACGGTGCTTCCACACTACAACGACGCCTACGAGGCGGGCAAAACGCGCCGCATCGGGCTCTCGAATTTCACACCCGAACTCCTCGACGAGGCTCGCGAGGTGCTCGAGGCCCCGCTGTTCGCCCATCAGGTCGAGATGCATCCGCTGCTCCCGCAGGAGGAACTGGTGGCCTACGCGCAGGAACACGACCACTGGCTCGTTGCCTACTCGCCGCTGGCGAAAGGCGAGGTGTTCGACGTGCCCGAAATTCAGGACGTCGCCGACAAACACGACGCGACGCCAGCGCAGGTGTCGCTCGCCTGGCTACTCAGTCACGACAACGTCGCCGCGATTCCGAAAGCCAGCAGCCGCGAACACATGCAACAGAATCTCGCTGCGGCCGACCTCGAGTTGGACGACGACGATCTCGAGCGAATCAATTCAATCGACCGCCGGCATCGCGTGATCGACGCCGGTCACGGTCCCTGGAACTGGTAG